A single Anopheles arabiensis isolate DONGOLA chromosome 2, AaraD3, whole genome shotgun sequence DNA region contains:
- the LOC120904836 gene encoding Golgi resident protein GCP60, translating into MDSTAQQKATMIGGDNLELSFKDLSLDAGTVGEDSSKILKWNLPLKELYKLACSFYKEKSGKAIHLSYEDNLKLVAFTQQAAHGPLDLSKAPPLGMFDVIGKDRRIAWQQLGTITKLQAMEGFIDLLDRLCPLFKPYVEAIKKDREEKARRAEQEEIQRTEALAAERERQEELARLESEKNREELHRRQLQDALNQQTYHQFKEYAEIQFPGNPEQQAVLIRQLQNEHYHQYMQQLQAQVATNLARLKSLSDGEEDDTPTAVVCENGAAGAIEPAAANEFANANNAKENSQFEFKEQCDSDNDSGDYAVISPANMWTKPDIKLFKQEVMAGKGDGVIRVNHGDTVTVKVPTHEGGSCLFWEFATDSYDIGFGVYFEWGKPPTTEVSVHISESDEDDDTIEEDDEVICAEDLECGQVQSSQMSSAGSALGSRNPISIIIPIYRRECHQEVYAGSHTYPGEGTYLLKFDNSYSLWRPKTLYYKVFYTR; encoded by the exons ATggacagcacagcacagcagaaGGCAACCATGATAGGCGGAGACAATTTGGAGCTTTCCTTCAAAGACCTTTCCCTCGACGCGGGAACCGTCGGCGAAGATAGCAGTAAAATCTTGAAATGGAACCTGCCGCTGAAGGAGCTGTACAAGCTGGCGTGCAGTTTTTACAAAG aAAAATCTGGAAAAGCGATCCATCTAAGCTATGAGGATAATTTAAAG CTGGTGGCGTTCACACAGCAGGCCGCACATGGACCGCTGGACCTGTCCAAGGCACCGCCGCTCGGCATGTTCGATGTGATCGGCAAAGATCGCAGAATAGCGTGGCAGCAGCTTGGCACGATCACGAAGCTGCAGGCGATGGAGGGCTTCATCGATCTGCTCGACCGGCTGTGCCCGCTGTTCAAGCCGTACGTCGAAGCGATCAAAAAGGACCGGGAGGAAAAGGCACGCCGGGCGGAGCAGGAGGAAATCCAGCGCACCGAGGCGCTCGCCGCCGAACGGGAGCGGCAGGAGGAGCTGGCGCGGCTTGAGAGTGAGAAGAACCGCGAGGAGCTGCACCGGCGACAGCTGCAGGATGCGCTGAACCAGCAAACGTACCATCAGTTTAAGGAGTACGCGGAGATCCAATTCCCGGGCAATCCGGAGCAGCAGGCCGTACTGATACGGCAGCTGCAGAACGAACACTACCACCAGTAcatgcagcagctgcaggccCAGGTGGCCACCAATTTGGCCCGGCTGAAGAGCTTATCGGACGGTGAGGaggacgacacaccgaccgcGGTCGTGTGCGAGAATGGTGCTGCTGGGGCGATCGAGCCGGCAGCGGCTAACGAGTTTGCCAACGCGAATAACGCCAAGGAAAATAGTCAATTCGAATTTAAGGAACAGTGCGACAGTGACAACGACTCTGGAG ATTACGCAGTAATCAGCCCGGCAAACATGTGGACAAAGCCAGACATTAAGCTGTTCAAGCAGGAAGTGATGGCAGGGAAAGGGGATGGAGTGATACGCGTAAATCATGGCGATACCGTAACG GTGAAGGTGCCAACGCACGAGGGCGGTTCGTGTTTGTTCTGGGAGTTTGCCACCGACAGCTACGATATCGGGTTCGGCGTTTACTTCGAATGGGGCAAACCACCGACGACCGAGGTGTCGGTGCACATTAGCGAAagcgacgaggacgacgacacGATAGAGGAGGACGATG AGGTCATTTGTGCGGAAGATCTGGAGTGCGGCCAGGTGCAGAGCAGCCAAATGAGTTCGGCCGGCAGTGCGCTCGGTTCGCGCAATCCCATCTCGATCATCATACCGATCTACAGGCGCGAGTGTCACCAGGAAGTGTACGCCGGTTCGCACACGTACCCGGGCGAGGGCACGTACTTGCTCAAGTTCGACAACTCCTACAGCCTGTGGCGCCCGAAGACGCTCTACTATAAGGTGTTTTACACGCGATAA